GAATATTTGCTCAACCAGCTCGAAAAGAAAGGGTTGGAGGAATATCAGATCGCTGCTGCTATAGTAGAATTGGATTTCAATATTTCACACACAAAAAAGCATAAAATGTTCCGTTGGACTTGGGGTGATCCATTTGTGTGTCGAGTTACTATATCAGATGACTTAGGCAAAAAACATATTTATGAGGAATATGGCTGGTGTGCGCAACATAATTCCCATAAAGAGCGAAGAAGCACAAGGCGTTACGTCTTCTAACCCTGCCTTACACTCGGACAGGAACTCTGCTGCGCTTCGTTCCTGCCGGTGAAGGCCACGTTAGCCTTCTATTGTGTTAATTTTAAACAAATGGAGCAGGTTGTCCGCTAAACAAAAATATGGAGAAATCAAAGATGAAAGTAATGGCTTTTAACGGGAGCCCAAGAAAAAAGAAATGGAATACAGTCACATTGCTTGAAAATGCATTAAAAGGGGCTGCTTCAATGGGGGCTGAGACAGAACTTATTCAGCTTTACGATATGAAATATTCTGGATGTATTAGTTGCTTTACATGTAAAAAACTCAGCCGTAAAAAGGATGGTGTCTGTTCAGTAAAGGATGATCTTACTTCAGTACTTGAGCGAGTAAGAAACGCAGATGCTCTCATCATAGGAACACCTGTTTATTATGGTGCTGAATCAGCTGCCACACGTGCATTTATAGAAAGGCTTTGCTTTCCTTACAGTAAATATTCAATAGATAGCTCTCTTTTTCCAAGAAACATTTCTACTGCCTTGATATACACCATGAATGTTAACGAAGAAATGGTTAAAATGTCAGCTTATGATCGACATTTTGAGATTACAAGGATGAGTATCGAGAAAACTTTTGGGGGATGTGAGTTACTGCTATCTACAGATACTTTGCAATATAAGGACTATGATAAGTACGAACATGAAATGTTCGACAAGGACGCTAAGATCAAGCGCCACAAAGAAGTGTTCCCGCTGGACTGTGAACGAGCTTTTGAATTAGGCAGTAAAATAGCTTCAAAACAAATAATTGGCTAACCATGCCTTACACTCGGATGGCAATTCCGCTGCGCTGCATTGCCACCGGTGAAGGCTACGTTGGACAGGCAAAAAAATAAAGTTGAAGAGTAACTACTCACCCCCATAAAAAAATGTCAAAAAACTAAAAAAAAGCTTGACAGGTTTTTGGGAGGTATTTTTTTGAAAAATCAAATTACATCAAAATATCCTCGTGCTACATAATAATGTGGCATGCATTTGACAATCACAAAAATTTAATGAAATTTTATCCGATTCGTTGAGAAAATGGATTGTAGGGCAACTCAGGAGGTCAAAAAAAGCTGTGTTATAATACAAGCATGGCAACGATGAACAAAACCAGTGTTCGAGAAGAAGTCGATCGTGTGAAGCAAGAGTTTGAGCAACTGAGCTTGGCAGGCAAGGTAACTCCTGAGGTAAAGGTGTTAATGAATAGCATGCTTCTCGTTGTGGAATTGATCCTGTCTGTTTTTCTCGAAAAGCAAACTCGCAAAAACAGCAAAAATTCAAGTTTGCCTTCTTCTCAAACGGACAGAGATGAAACTGCCAAACCGACTTCTACCGGCAAGGGAAAGGGCAAAAAAGTCAGTGGTGAAATCAGTAACACCCGTGTTAACGAAACTGTCACCATTGCCAAAGCTGAAACCTGTGATGTCTGCGGCACACCTTTGGATCAAACTCCTTGCCAGGGGCTCGAACGGCGGACAAAGATAGACATCGTTTTTGAAAAAGTTGTAGAGCACATTGATGCCGAGATAAAGGAATGTCCCAACTGCAAGGCGACGGCAAAAGGGCATTTTCCCGAAGACATGCCCGGAAGTTTACAGTACGGTAATGGACTCAAAGCTTTTGCCATTCATTTGATAATCAGTCAAATGGTTGCTCTCAATCGGGTTCAGAAACAGATATCTGCCATGATCGGCACTGTTATCTCCGAGGCAACTTTGCTCAAGTTTGTATGGAGGCTTTATCAATCTCTTGAGGAATGGGAGACAAAATCCATTGAAAGTATCCTTCATGCCCCTTCCATTCATGTGGATGAGACATCATTCCGGGTGGAAGGTAAAAATCATTGGATTCATGTATATTCTTCAGGAGGAATCACGCTAAAATTACTTCATCGAAAGCGGGGCAAGGAGGCGATTGTTGATTTGAATATCATTCCCCGCTATGGTGGGGTGATCATCCATGATTGCTGGGCATCATATTTATCATATGATCATTGTGGACATGGACTTTGTGGTTCGCACTTATTACGGGAACTGACCTTTATTGTTGATTCCAATCAATACAAGTGGGCCATTAATATGAAAAAGTTATTGCAGGAGACTTGTCATATTGTGTCCAAGCGAGAGGATAAATGCCTTACCGATAAAGAATATGCAAATTTGCAGAAACGCTACCGCAACATTCTTACACGTGGGGATAAAGAATTACCGGAGATTCCGCCAAAGCCAAAAGGTAAGCGTGGAAAGATAGCCAAATCAGATGCTCATAATCTTTGGGAAAGGCTGAAAAAATATGAAACAGCGGTATTGTTGTTTGCCAGAGAATCGTATGTCCCCTTTACCAACAATCGGGCGGAGCGTGATCTCCGCATGGCAAAGGTGAAACAGAAAATATCAGGATGTTTTAGGCGCCGGCATTATGCTCATGCCTATTGTCGAATTTCAAGCTATCTGCAAACAATGGCAAGCCAGGGTATCAACCCGCTTGTGGCTATTCAGATGGCTTTGACAGGTAAACTTACAGATATGGGTGAGTAGTTACGTTGAAGAAATGAATAAAAAGCTAAAATTTGGATTGCTTATTCTCTTAATATTTGGACTCCAGATAGCTATAGGAGTTGTGTTCATTAAACCATATATTTTTACATGGGGAGCCACTGATCAAGAAATCTCAATGTCAATGCCAGGAGATCATCTGGCGCCATTTATCAGTTCTACACGCAGTATCACAATCAACGCTCCGATATCTGATGTTTGGGATTGGGTTATTCAATTGGGTGCAGACCGAGGTGGTTTTTACAGTTACTGGTTTATTGAAAAACCGCTGGGCTACAAATATCGAGCCCAACATCGTATCGAGCCGGAATTCAAGGATATGAAAGTCGGTCGCATGATCACATCATCGTTGGATCCGTCCAAAAGCGTCATCAAATACAGCTGGCCCGTTGTCGCGGTGGATCCGGGAAGATCCTTTGTATTAAAAGGATGGGGTTGTTTCCTGCTCAACAAGATCGGCCCCGGACAAACGCGATTGATTGTCCGCACCCATGGGCGCCCCTTACAAAGCTGGGTGGAGCATTTGGAGTATTTTTTCATGATGCCCTTGCACTACCTGATGGAGCGGCGAATGCTGATGGGCATCAAAGCACGGGCTGAAGCTGGACCCGGTCTGCCTTTCTCTTCAACCCCAGATATATTATGGTTTTTAAGCATTTTCCTATCATTTCTTAGCATCATTGGGTTGTTAATCATCAGCAAGAGCATTCAAATCGAATTGCTAACTATTTTCTATAGCATCCTCTGGCTTTTGACACTTTTTATCTTTTATCCGAATCCAATTTATAGCACTACCCTTCTTATATTATTAATTATTAACCTTGCATGGATCTTTAAGATAAGAAAAAGGATTACACAAAAATAGTGTTACTTGTTGATTGATGAATTCAGGCTTTAAAAATTACACCTTTGAAAACAGATTAAATGTCCAACCATGCCATTCACTCGGATGGGAATTCCGCTGCGCTACATTCCCACCGGTGATGGCCACGTTATAAGCAGACCAGATAGGTACCTTCTAATAAAATGACCACTGAAGAAAAAGACCTAAATATAATTGCAAAACAGGCCCAAGAATACTATGGCAACTCCCCAGCCGTAATACTAGGTAGTGGCGCTTCTGCATCTTTCGGGTTGTCAGGGATGGGTAAGCTTGGCGACCACCTTCTTAGTAGTATTGATAGTTCAGTTTTTGATAAAGAAGAAGATAGAGCATGGCAGGCATTTAAAGACGAACTATCAAAAAAAAATGATCTCGAAAATGCACTTCAGAGAGTTCAACTGCCACCATCAATTTCTAAATTAATCGTAGAAGAAACCTGGAAACTACTCAACCCAGAAGATTTAAAAGTCTTCTATGATTCTTTGTACAATCGTAATTTATTTCCTTTGGGTAAGCTCTTAAGCCACATGTTTCAAAGTACAGTTAAAGAAATTGATATAATAACAACCAATTATGATCGTTTAGCTGAATATGCATGTGAGCAGGAGCAAATTCATCATTATACAGGGTTTAGCCATGGATACATTAGGACAGAAATTGCCAAAAACGTTATATCGACTAATCGCCAAGTGAATATATGGAAAGTACATGGTTCTCTGGATTGGTTTAGAAATGATCAGAATATTCTTTTGGGGCTACCCAATACTATGGAAATCCAGACTTCTCTCACACCTGAAATAGTTACACCAGGGATTGAAAAATACAAAAGAACACATACTGAACCATTTCGGACAATATTAAATGAGTCTGATCGCTCTATAGATAATGCCAAGTCATATCTCTGTATTGGTTTTGGATTTAACGACGTACATATTCAAGAAAAGTTAGTGAACAAATGTGTAAACAACAGCGCTAGACTTTTAATAATAACGCACACACTAACAGATGGCGCAAAAGATTTACTATTTGTTAAGGGGTGCAAGGAATACCTTGCTTTTGAGTCGAACGGCGCCAATACAAAAGTGTATTCTTCAAGGCTAAAGAATCCAGTTGAATTGATAGGTGAAAACTATTGGTCTCTCGCAGGACTATTGAATTTAATAATATAGGATAATCTCATGAGTATTTTTTCATTCAGCGATGCGGAAGCATTGGGGAAAGTGTCTGCTGTTGACACTGGCACTGTAACTGTCGATGTTGAAGATGTTGACCAACTCAAAAGGTTGCAGGTTAATAGGCTTGTTGTCCTTCATAGTTCACGTCCAGGACAACATTTGATCGGTCTCGTCCAGAAGGTTGTCAGAAAAAAATTAATAACCGATCCTGAAGATCCTGAAATGCCCAGTGAAGAAAATTTATGCCGAATTGCTTTAATCGGAACTCTTATTGACAAAGAAGGCACTGAAAATAATGTCTTCCGGCGTACCCTTGAGACCGTTCCTGAAATTGAAGCATATTGCTTCTCTTTAGAAGGCGAACATCTTACAGCATTTATGCAGGTAATTGCCCACGCCAGCGGAGAAGGAAGTTCGCTAAATATTGGTAAATATACACTTGATGAACATGCGACAGCTTATCTTAACGGAAACAAATTTTTTCAAAGACATGCCTTTGTTGGTGGTAGTACAGGCGCTGGGAAGTCATGGACGACAGCAAGAATTATTGAGCAGGTCGCTAAATTGAAAAATGCCAATGCCATCATATTCGATTTGCATGGTGAATATGCTCCACTTAAAAGTGATGAAATTAATTATTATAAAATTGCAGGGCCAGTAGACGTAGAGGCTGGAAGAACCCTAAAAGACAATATTTTATATCTTCCATACTGGTTACTAAGTTATGAGGCTCTGGTTTCACTTTTTGTTGATAGAAGTGATCAAAATGCTCCAAACCAGTCAATGATTATGGCGCGTGAGATAAATAGTGCCAAGCGAGATTATTTAGAAAAAGGTGGGCATCAAGAAATACTTGAAAATTTTACAATTGATAGCCCTGTGCCTTTCTCATTAGCGGCATTGCTGAATAAGCTTAACGAAATCAACACTGAGATGGTTCAAGGTGCAAGAGGACAGAAACAAGGAGAATTCTTTGGTAAATTAAGTCGTATGATTTCTAGACTTGAAAATAAAGTGTCAGACAGGAGATTAGCCTTTTTATTTCAGGGTGGTGATAGTTCGTTGGAATTTGACTGGTTAAACACATTAGTCGGGGCTGTTCTTGGTGCCACAAAAGAAAACAGCAATGGAGGGGTCAAAATAATAGATTTTTCAGAAGTACCTTCTGATGTCCTTCCATTAATTGTGAGCTTAATTGCAAGATTGGCGTTTTCGGTACAGCAATGGACATCCATTGAGAAAAGACATCCTGTAGCCTTATTTTGTGACGAAGCCCATCTTTATATCCCACACAGAACTTTAGCTGATTCTGCTGATGAGATTTCAATTCAAATTTTTGAGCGTATTGCCAAAGAAGGAAGGAAGTATGGTTTAAGTTTGGTTGTTATAAGTCAGAGGCCTTCTGAGGTGAATCGCACTGTGCTAAGTCAATGTAGCAATTTTGTTTCAATGAGACTTACTAATGCAGACGACCAAAATGTCATCAAGAAATTGCTTCCTGATAGCCTGTGGAGCTTTAGTGACATATTGCCTATCCTTGACACAGGAGAAGCTCTTATAGTTGGAGACGCAAGTTTATTGCCAAGTCGAGTGAGAGTAGATGAGCCGAGCAAAAAACCTAATAGTGGTACTGTGAATTTTTGGGATGAATGGCAAAGCGACACAGTGGAAAACAGATTGCCTGAGGCTGTAATAAATTGGAGAAGGCAGAATATTCAATAATAAATCTCCAACGAAACATTCAATTTGCTTATAACCATGCAATTCACCGGAAAAAAAGGCCTACGGCCTATTTTCCGGTGATCGCAGCCGTTCGGTTTTAAAAGGATAGAAAGGTGGCAGATTTAAACATACAAGAACAAGACAACGAACGTATGAAATTACGCGTAGAGTATTGGCATAAACGGTTAGAGCAGACTCTTCAACACTTGCAGGCGGCAACCAAGCTAATATATTTGGTCGATGGAGCTGTTCTTGGTTTCTGTTATTTCTGGATCAAGGCCCTTGGCGTGAGTCGCGCCTCCATCGGCACTGCATGTCTTCCAGTTCTTCTTTTGGCTACCATGAATTATTTGCATGCCGGATTTATCGGAAATCAGGCAAGCTGGTACTCTGGAATTGATACAAAACTTCGTAATCTTTTGGAACAAACCCCGGTTGAACATCAGAAAACTTGGCTGACATTTCTTTTTCCGAAAAGTTCGCATAAGACTTATCAAATAATCCATTTGGTGATATTTTTTGCATTATTGATAGCAGGTGTATCAATGCTTTTATATGGCTTTGGATTTTTCCCTGAAATAAAGATTCATGAAATGCCAAATTAACCGAACAAGCGCCTGAACGCAGACGGGCTAAAAACCGCGCCCGCTGATTAGGCGCAGCGGTTACCGGCCATCACGACGGAACAGGACAACAAGAATCGCAGGTCCCATATTTGCGTTGAACGATGCCTGATGAATGAGTTAAGATGTAAGCGGTGTATTAACCGCACCTTTTTAAGCCTGGCGGAGTGTTGTATAGTTGGATTCCAGCAAATGTTTATCCACGTTTTGTGGCATCAAGGCTTTAAATTCATCTTCTGTCATGGCTTCCGGTAAATTCTCAAAGAGAAATCTGAGGTACCAGTAAGGTTCAAGTCCATTGGCCTTGGCTGTTTCGATCAGGCTGTAAATGCAGGCACTGGCAACGGCGCCCGCAGGTGTACACGAAAACAACCAATTTTTTCTACCCACCACAAAGGGCCTTATGGCATTTTCGACTACATTATTATCCGGCATTACCAGACCACTTGCCGTATACAGGACCAACCGATGCCATTGATTAAGGGTGTAGTTAATGGCCTTACCAAGAAGACTTTTGGGCGGCACCCTCTCAACTTGAGCATCCAACCATTTTTTAAATTCATCAAGGATGGGCAAGGATTGCTCCTGCCTTTTCCGGTAAAGTCCCTCAGCAGACAAGCCAAGTTCGTTGGCCTCTTTCTCTATTTTGTATAATTTGCGGATGTACTTCAGGGCTTTGCCAGCGGTTCCCGTTGGGTTACCAGTTTTATTTCCTGCAGCTTTGACCACAGCCATGAACTTTCGACGTGCGTGTGCCCAGCACGCAATATGAATGATTTCCACAATATGATCAAGAAAGTCATAGCCGGCATAGCCATCCGTCTGGACAATACCTTGATAACCGTTCAAAAAATTCCGGGCAACATCCCCGGATCGAGTTGCGTGATACTGGAACAGAATAATGGGATTGTCCGGTGTCCCTCCTTTGAACACCCACATATAACATTTTGACCGTTTCGGTTCTTTGAGAACTTGGACTGTTGTTTCATCGTAACTACTCACCCCCATAAAAAAATGTCAAAAAACTAAAAAAAAGCTTGACAGGTTTTTGGGAGGTATTTTTTTGAAAAATCAAATTACATCAAAATATCCTCGTGCTACATAATAATGTGGCATGCATTTGACAATCACAAAAATTTAATGAAATTTTATCCGATTCGTTGAGAAAATGGATTGTAGGGCAACTCAGGAGGTCAAAAAAAGCTGTGTTATAATACAAGCATGGCAACGATGAACAAAACCAGTGTTCGAGAAGAAGTCGATCGTGTGAAGCAAGAGTTTGAGCAACTGAGCTTGGCAGGCAAGGTAACTCCTGAGGTAAAGGTGTTAATGAATAGCATGCTTCTCGTTGTGGAATTGATCCTGTCTGTTTTTCTCGAAAAGCAAACTCGCAAAAACAGCAAAAATTCAAGTTTGCCTTCTTCTCAAACGGACAGAGATGAAACTGCCAAACCGACTTCTACCGGCAAGGGAAAGGGCAAAAAAGTCAGTGGTGAAATCAGTAACACCCGTGTTAACGAAACTGTCACCATTGCCAAAGCTGAAACCTGTGATGTCTGCGGCACACCTTTGGATCAAACTCCTTGCCAGGGGCTCGAACGGCGGACAAAGATAGACATCGTTTTTGAAAAAGTTGTAGAGCACATTGATGCCGAGATAAAGGAATGTCCCAACTGCAAGGCGACGGCAAAAGGGCATTTTCCCGAAGACATGCCCGGAAGTTTACAGTACGGCAATGGACTCAAAGCTTTTGCCATTCATTTGATAATCAGTCAAATGGTTGCTCTCAATCGGGTTCAGAAACAGATATCTGCCATGATCGGCACTGTTATCTCCGAGGCAACTTTGCTCAAGTTTGTATGGAGGCTTTATCAATCTCTTGAGGAATGGGAGACAAAATCCATTGAAAGTATCCTTCATGCCCCTTCCATTCATGTGGATGAGACATCATTCCGGGTGGAAGGTAAAAATCATTGGATTCATGTATATTCTTCAGGAGGAATCACGCTAAAATTACTTCATCGAAAGCGGGGCAAGGAGGCGATTGTTGATTTGAATATCATTCCCCGCTATGGTGGGGTGATCATCCATGATTGCTGGGCATCATATTTATCATATGATCATTGTGGACATGGACTTTGTGGTTCGCACTTATTACGGGAACTGACCTTTATTGTTGATTCCAATCAATACAAGTGGGCCATTAATATGAAAAAGTTATTGCAGGAGACTTGTCATATTGTGTCCAAGCGAGAGGATAAATGCCTTACCGATAAAGAATATGCAAATTTGCAGAAACGCTACCGCAACATTCTTACACGTGGGGATAAAGAATTACCGGAGATTCCGCCAAAGCCAAAAGGTAAGCGTGGAAAGATAGCCAAATCAGATGCTCATAATCTTTGGGAAAGGCTGAAAAAATATGAAACAGCGGTATTGTTGTTTGCCAGAGAATCGTATGTCCCCTTTACCAACAATCGGGCGGAGCGTGATCTCCGCATGGCAAAGGTGAAACAGAAAATATCAGGATGTTTTAGGCGCCGGCATTATGCTCATGCCTATTGTCGAATTTCAAGCTATCTGCAAACAATGGCAAGCCAGGGTATCAACCCGCTTGTGGCTATTCAGATGGCTTTGACAGGTAAACTTACAGATATGGGTGAGTAGTTACGTTTCATCAATATTTATCACTGGGCCTTTAAGAATTTCACCCTTCATATATTCCAGCAGGATCTCACAGGCCTGGGCCACTTTCATAGCCCAATTGCACATATTGGATCTGTGAATGTCTACTCCAATTCGGTGAAACTGTTTTTCCTGTCGGTAGAAGGGTAAAGCATCTGCAAATTTGGCTGTCAGGATATGGGCCAAAAGTCCTGGGGTTGCAATGCTCTTGGGAATCATTTGTTCCGGCATTCTGGCGATGGACACTGTTGGTCCATCATCGTCAACACCTTCGCAGTTTTTACAGGCGTATTTATAGCGGATGTTTCTGATTACTCTCATTTGTGCCGGAATAATTT
Above is a window of uncultured Desulfobacter sp. DNA encoding:
- a CDS encoding flavodoxin family protein — encoded protein: MKVMAFNGSPRKKKWNTVTLLENALKGAASMGAETELIQLYDMKYSGCISCFTCKKLSRKKDGVCSVKDDLTSVLERVRNADALIIGTPVYYGAESAATRAFIERLCFPYSKYSIDSSLFPRNISTALIYTMNVNEEMVKMSAYDRHFEITRMSIEKTFGGCELLLSTDTLQYKDYDKYEHEMFDKDAKIKRHKEVFPLDCERAFELGSKIASKQIIG
- a CDS encoding IS66 family transposase, producing the protein MNKTSVREEVDRVKQEFEQLSLAGKVTPEVKVLMNSMLLVVELILSVFLEKQTRKNSKNSSLPSSQTDRDETAKPTSTGKGKGKKVSGEISNTRVNETVTIAKAETCDVCGTPLDQTPCQGLERRTKIDIVFEKVVEHIDAEIKECPNCKATAKGHFPEDMPGSLQYGNGLKAFAIHLIISQMVALNRVQKQISAMIGTVISEATLLKFVWRLYQSLEEWETKSIESILHAPSIHVDETSFRVEGKNHWIHVYSSGGITLKLLHRKRGKEAIVDLNIIPRYGGVIIHDCWASYLSYDHCGHGLCGSHLLRELTFIVDSNQYKWAINMKKLLQETCHIVSKREDKCLTDKEYANLQKRYRNILTRGDKELPEIPPKPKGKRGKIAKSDAHNLWERLKKYETAVLLFARESYVPFTNNRAERDLRMAKVKQKISGCFRRRHYAHAYCRISSYLQTMASQGINPLVAIQMALTGKLTDMGE
- a CDS encoding SIR2 family protein, whose translation is MTTEEKDLNIIAKQAQEYYGNSPAVILGSGASASFGLSGMGKLGDHLLSSIDSSVFDKEEDRAWQAFKDELSKKNDLENALQRVQLPPSISKLIVEETWKLLNPEDLKVFYDSLYNRNLFPLGKLLSHMFQSTVKEIDIITTNYDRLAEYACEQEQIHHYTGFSHGYIRTEIAKNVISTNRQVNIWKVHGSLDWFRNDQNILLGLPNTMEIQTSLTPEIVTPGIEKYKRTHTEPFRTILNESDRSIDNAKSYLCIGFGFNDVHIQEKLVNKCVNNSARLLIITHTLTDGAKDLLFVKGCKEYLAFESNGANTKVYSSRLKNPVELIGENYWSLAGLLNLII
- a CDS encoding DUF87 domain-containing protein; the protein is MSIFSFSDAEALGKVSAVDTGTVTVDVEDVDQLKRLQVNRLVVLHSSRPGQHLIGLVQKVVRKKLITDPEDPEMPSEENLCRIALIGTLIDKEGTENNVFRRTLETVPEIEAYCFSLEGEHLTAFMQVIAHASGEGSSLNIGKYTLDEHATAYLNGNKFFQRHAFVGGSTGAGKSWTTARIIEQVAKLKNANAIIFDLHGEYAPLKSDEINYYKIAGPVDVEAGRTLKDNILYLPYWLLSYEALVSLFVDRSDQNAPNQSMIMAREINSAKRDYLEKGGHQEILENFTIDSPVPFSLAALLNKLNEINTEMVQGARGQKQGEFFGKLSRMISRLENKVSDRRLAFLFQGGDSSLEFDWLNTLVGAVLGATKENSNGGVKIIDFSEVPSDVLPLIVSLIARLAFSVQQWTSIEKRHPVALFCDEAHLYIPHRTLADSADEISIQIFERIAKEGRKYGLSLVVISQRPSEVNRTVLSQCSNFVSMRLTNADDQNVIKKLLPDSLWSFSDILPILDTGEALIVGDASLLPSRVRVDEPSKKPNSGTVNFWDEWQSDTVENRLPEAVINWRRQNIQ
- a CDS encoding IS66 family transposase, producing the protein MNKTSVREEVDRVKQEFEQLSLAGKVTPEVKVLMNSMLLVVELILSVFLEKQTRKNSKNSSLPSSQTDRDETAKPTSTGKGKGKKVSGEISNTRVNETVTIAKAETCDVCGTPLDQTPCQGLERRTKIDIVFEKVVEHIDAEIKECPNCKATAKGHFPEDMPGSLQYGNGLKAFAIHLIISQMVALNRVQKQISAMIGTVISEATLLKFVWRLYQSLEEWETKSIESILHAPSIHVDETSFRVEGKNHWIHVYSSGGITLKLLHRKRGKEAIVDLNIIPRYGGVIIHDCWASYLSYDHCGHGLCGSHLLRELTFIVDSNQYKWAINMKKLLQETCHIVSKREDKCLTDKEYANLQKRYRNILTRGDKELPEIPPKPKGKRGKIAKSDAHNLWERLKKYETAVLLFARESYVPFTNNRAERDLRMAKVKQKISGCFRRRHYAHAYCRISSYLQTMASQGINPLVAIQMALTGKLTDMGE